The following are encoded together in the Ictidomys tridecemlineatus isolate mIctTri1 chromosome X, mIctTri1.hap1, whole genome shotgun sequence genome:
- the Foxp3 gene encoding forkhead box protein P3: protein MPNPRPAKPSAPSLALGPSPGASPSWRAAPKTSDLLGTRIPGGTFQGRELRSGIHASSSSSLNPLPTSQLQLPTVPLVMVAPSGARLGPSPHLQALLQDRPHFMHQLSTVDAHARTPVLQVRPLESPAMISLPPPTTTTGVFSLKARPGLPPGINVANLEWVSREPALLCTFPSPGTPRKDSTLLATPQSSYPLLANGVCKWPGCEKVFKEPEDFLKHCQADHLLDEKGRAQCLLQREVVQSLEQQLVLEKEKLGAMQAHLAGKMALTKAPATASSDKGSCCMVATSTQGSVPAWPSPREASDSLFAVRRHLWGSHGNSTFPEFFHNMDYFKFHNMRPPFTYATLIRWAILEAPEKQRTLNEIYHWFTRMFAFFRNHPATWKNAIRHNLSLHKCFVRVESEKGAVWTVDEFEFRKKRSQRPSRCSYPTHSP, encoded by the exons ATGCCCAACCCCAGGCCAGCCAAGCCCTCTGCCCCTTCCTTGGCCCTTGGCCCATCCCCTGGAGCCTCGCCCAGCTGGAGGGCTGCACCCAAGACCTCAGACCTCCTGGGGACCAGGATCCCAGGAGGAACCTTCCAGGGTCGGGAACTCCGAAGTGGGATCcatgcctcttcctcctcctccttgaacCCCCTGCCAACATCGCAGCTGCAG CTGCCCACAGTGCCCCTAGTCATGGTGGCACCCTCCGGGGCAAGGTTGGGCCCCTCGCCCCACTTGCAGGCACTTCTCCAGGACAGGCCACATTTTATGCACCAG CTCTCCACAGTAGATGCCCACGCCCGGACCCCTGTGCTACAAGTGCGCCCACTGGAAAGCCCAGCCATGATCAGCCTtccaccacccaccaccaccaccgggGTCTTCTCTCTCAAGGCCCGGCCCGGCCTGCCACCTG GGATCAATGTGGCCAACCTGGAGTGGGTGTCCAGAGAGCCAGCACTGCTCTGCACCTTCCCAAGCCCTGGCACACCCAGGAAGGACAG CACCCTTTTAGCTACACCCCAGAGTTCCTACCCACTACTGGCAAATGGTGTCTGCAAGTGGCCTGGATGTGAGAAGGTCTTCAAGGAGCCAGAAGATTTCCTCAA GCACTGCCAGGCAGACCACCtcttggatgagaagggaagggcACAGTGTCTCCTCCAGAGAGAGGTGGTGCAGTCTTTGGAGCAGCAG CTGGTGTTGGAGAAGGAGAAACTGGGCGCTATGCAGGCCCACCTGGCCGGGAAAATGGCACTGACCAAGGCTCCAGCTACG GCATCATCTGACAAGGGCTCCTGCTGCATGGTAGCCACTAGCACCCAAGGAAGTGTTCCAGCCTGGCCCAGCCCTCGGGAGGCATCTGACAGCCTGTTTGCAGTGCGGAGGCACCTCTGGGGCAGCCATGGAAACAGCACATTCCCAG AGTTCTTCCACAACATGGACTACTTCAAGTTCCACAACATGCGGCCCCCTTTCACCTATGCCACCCTCATCCGCTGG GCCATCCTGGAAGCTCCTGAGAAGCAGCGGACACTCAATGAGATCTACCACTGGTTCACACGCATGTTTGCCTTCTTCAGAAACCACCCTGCCACCTGGAAG AATGCCATCCGCCACAACCTGAGCCTGCACAAGTGCTTTGTTCGAGTGGAGAGTGAGAAGGGGGCTGTGTGGACCGTGGATGAGTTTGAGTTCCGCAAGAAAAGGAGCCAGCGGCCCAGCAGGTGCTCCTACCCTACCCACAGCCCCTGA